Proteins found in one Nerophis lumbriciformis linkage group LG27, RoL_Nlum_v2.1, whole genome shotgun sequence genomic segment:
- the LOC133624453 gene encoding malate dehydrogenase, cytoplasmic-like isoform X1, whose translation MLTLLTSMYLLARTFSSQVDPIRVVVTGAAGQIAYSLLYSIAKGDVFGKEQPIILVLLDIPPMLPVLDGVVMELQDCALPLLREVIPTDKVEVGFKDIDAAILVGSMPRKEGMERKDLLKANVAIFKTQGAALDKVAKKTVKVLVVGNPANTNCLIASKSAPSIPKENFSCLTRLDHNRASSQVAIRCGVSSDKVKNVIIWGNHSSTQYPDVHHAKVDVHGSQMSAYDCVKNDAWLRGDFISTVQQRGAAVIKARKLSSAMSAAKAICDHMRDIWFGTKEGDFVSMGVYAGGNSYGIPEDLIYSFPVQIKNKTWKVVDGLAINDFSRAKMDATAAELVEERDTALDFLGQ comes from the exons ATGTTGACGCTGCTGACATCCATGTACCTGCTGGCCAGGACCTTCTCCTCGCAG GTTGATCCAATCCGAGTGGTGGTGACGGGCGCCGCGGGCCAGATCGCCTACTCGCTGCTCTACAGCATCGCCAAGGGAGATGTGTTTGGAAAGGAGCAG CCCATCATCCTGGTCCTGCTGGACATCCCGCCCATGCTGCCCGTGCTGGACGGCGTGGTCATGGAGCTGCAGGACTGCGCTCTGCCGCTGCTGAGGG AGGTCATCCCCACTGACAAAGTGGAGGTGGGCTTCAAGGACATCGACGCCGCCATCTTGGTGGGCTCCATGCCCAGGAAGGAGGGCATGGAGAGGAAGGACCTCCTGAAGGCCAACGTGGCCATCTTCAAGACCCAGGGCGCCGCTCTGGACAAGGTGGCCAAGAAGACGGTCAAG GTTCTGGTGGTGGGGAACCCGGCCAACACCAACTGTCTGATCGCCTCCAAGTCGGCTCCTTCCATCCCCAAGGAGAACTTCTCCTGCCTGACCCGGCTGGACCACAACAGGGCCTCCTCTCAG GTGGCCATACGTTGTGGCGTGTCCTCCGACAAGGTGAAGAACGTCATCATCTGGGGGAACCACTCGTCCACTCAGTACCCTGACGTCCATCACGCCAAGGTGGACGTGCACGGCTCCCAGATGTCGGCCTACGACTGCGTGAAGAACGACGCCTGGCTCAGGGGAGACTTCATCTCT ACGGTGCAGCAGCGCGGTGCCGCCGTCATCAAGGCCAGGAAGTTGTCCAGCGCCATGTCTGCTGCCAAGGCCATCTGTGACCACATGAGGGACATCTGGTTTGGCACCAAGGag GGCGACTTTGTGTCCATGGGCGTGTACGCGGGAGGAAACTCTTACGGCATTCCAGAGGACCTCATCTACTCCTTCCCTGTCCAGATCAAA AACAAGACCTGGAAAGTGGTGGACGGACTCGCCATCAACGACTTCTCCCGGGCTAAGATGGACGCCACGGCAGCTGAGCTGGTGGAAGAGCGAGACACCGCCCTGGACTTCCTGGGCCAGTGA
- the LOC133624453 gene encoding malate dehydrogenase, cytoplasmic-like isoform X2, producing the protein MVDPIRVVVTGAAGQIAYSLLYSIAKGDVFGKEQPIILVLLDIPPMLPVLDGVVMELQDCALPLLREVIPTDKVEVGFKDIDAAILVGSMPRKEGMERKDLLKANVAIFKTQGAALDKVAKKTVKVLVVGNPANTNCLIASKSAPSIPKENFSCLTRLDHNRASSQVAIRCGVSSDKVKNVIIWGNHSSTQYPDVHHAKVDVHGSQMSAYDCVKNDAWLRGDFISTVQQRGAAVIKARKLSSAMSAAKAICDHMRDIWFGTKEGDFVSMGVYAGGNSYGIPEDLIYSFPVQIKNKTWKVVDGLAINDFSRAKMDATAAELVEERDTALDFLGQ; encoded by the exons ATG GTTGATCCAATCCGAGTGGTGGTGACGGGCGCCGCGGGCCAGATCGCCTACTCGCTGCTCTACAGCATCGCCAAGGGAGATGTGTTTGGAAAGGAGCAG CCCATCATCCTGGTCCTGCTGGACATCCCGCCCATGCTGCCCGTGCTGGACGGCGTGGTCATGGAGCTGCAGGACTGCGCTCTGCCGCTGCTGAGGG AGGTCATCCCCACTGACAAAGTGGAGGTGGGCTTCAAGGACATCGACGCCGCCATCTTGGTGGGCTCCATGCCCAGGAAGGAGGGCATGGAGAGGAAGGACCTCCTGAAGGCCAACGTGGCCATCTTCAAGACCCAGGGCGCCGCTCTGGACAAGGTGGCCAAGAAGACGGTCAAG GTTCTGGTGGTGGGGAACCCGGCCAACACCAACTGTCTGATCGCCTCCAAGTCGGCTCCTTCCATCCCCAAGGAGAACTTCTCCTGCCTGACCCGGCTGGACCACAACAGGGCCTCCTCTCAG GTGGCCATACGTTGTGGCGTGTCCTCCGACAAGGTGAAGAACGTCATCATCTGGGGGAACCACTCGTCCACTCAGTACCCTGACGTCCATCACGCCAAGGTGGACGTGCACGGCTCCCAGATGTCGGCCTACGACTGCGTGAAGAACGACGCCTGGCTCAGGGGAGACTTCATCTCT ACGGTGCAGCAGCGCGGTGCCGCCGTCATCAAGGCCAGGAAGTTGTCCAGCGCCATGTCTGCTGCCAAGGCCATCTGTGACCACATGAGGGACATCTGGTTTGGCACCAAGGag GGCGACTTTGTGTCCATGGGCGTGTACGCGGGAGGAAACTCTTACGGCATTCCAGAGGACCTCATCTACTCCTTCCCTGTCCAGATCAAA AACAAGACCTGGAAAGTGGTGGACGGACTCGCCATCAACGACTTCTCCCGGGCTAAGATGGACGCCACGGCAGCTGAGCTGGTGGAAGAGCGAGACACCGCCCTGGACTTCCTGGGCCAGTGA